The nucleotide sequence TAGTCATTTCCATAAAACGTAATGAGTAATCAAATAAAACACCCAACGCACATCCTTCAAGTCATATAAATGAGCAGTAGCCTCTTCACGGTGGATGCCGTTGTAacttttgtgtttatttcctgttaCAGGTGCTGAATGAATATCCTGACAGTCTTTCAAATCTTTCAAATACACATTTGAAGAGAAGTCTTTCTAATCTCTGAGCTCTGACCTCCTTAATGGCGATCTCGCCCTCTGAGACCAAACatgtcatttttgttttcttttcttaatgAAGTGTAGCTCGGAAAGTTTTGGAAAATTTATCTGGCTGAATTATAACGGCTGGTTATGTTGACCAGCAGCACTGGCAGTGGAGCGAGAGCCTGTTCGTATAGGCAGCGGTGCTCCGGCGGGAAGATATTCCTCTATCACCACCTGTCGCCTTATCAGTGGCTACATGGAAATGAGACCTTTATATGTATTGTGTATCTTAAGCACACTGGtcgtgtaaaaaaaaaaaggcagtttcattctgtttgcatttatttattctctgaAAAAGTCAATCCTAAAGGTTTTTTAAGGGCACAGATTTGGGTGCTGTTGACAAGAAAATGAATGTTGCAGTCACGTCAAAaatatatcagactgaatgtgTTTAGTGTGCTGTTATAggtgtttgttttatgtgtggGGAGACAGTGAGCACAGGCATAAAGAGGCATTGAGGAACATAAAAAGACAGGCCAGTAATGTGTACTACTCTCCTTGAAGTTGTGAGGCGTCTTCCTcctccccttcctcctcctcctccctccccgcCTCGAGGCCAAAACTCTGTTGAGGCTATTTACATAGAGGGCTAAATAGGGGAGCTGACAGAGCCTGACAGGTGACGCTGAGGAGGGACAACTGAGAGCTGACTCTCACACAGCAAGCCATTACTCAGCCTCTGAACACGCACCCACTCGAACAAACACCACGGAGGAGGACCTCAACCTGAGCAGAGGCACAATTAACACCCCAAACTCCCTGCTGTGAGTTTGGAAGTCAGTTGAATTTGACTGAGAGAAAAATGCTTTGTCAAGCTCTGAGGGAGTGAGCTGAGCTCGGCCCACAGCGATCAAGACAGGAGCACATCTTCATCATCTAACAGGTAAACTGAACTTCTGCTCTGCATGCTGCTTTGAGGctattttttaaacagtttgaaGCTCACTGATGTTAAACTAAAAGGCTCTAAATGCTGCACTTTAGTGTTTGTACCCATatttgattatttattattacttattaccCTTAAATTGAACAAAGTCACACTCCAGACTGTCTTTGACAAATGAGGCTGAGTTATCTCATCTCCAAACTGCTGAGATGCAAAGAGTGGTACTGTCACAACACATGTTCACGATCTCCTGCTGCAGCAGCCACATTTCACCAGTGgctctctgtgtatttagttTATCAGATGTCTGCACTACTGCTTCCTGCATTGTCCTTTGTGCGTACACATGCTACCTGCTGAACAGATCTGTTTTTGCCTCGACCTAACCTCACAATCAGTTAAACCGTCTCGAGCCGCCCCTAGTTCAAACTGTCGGCAGGTCGAGTTACATTTACCTTTCAAATGGAGAACAGGTAGTGCAGCATTAGAGATGGCAGTTGAGCCGCAGATACACACAGTTGAGCCTGACACAAAGAAGCGAGGTGGGTGGGTGGGAGGGGGATGGGATAGTAATACACAAATAAGTTACAAAAGAACTGTGTCAGTGGGATGGGTGAGGGAAAAACAACATGTGCACCTGGTCAGCAATGTGTGATTGCAAAGGGAAGGTCAAAGCAAAACACTGTGGAAAGTCAATAAAGAGATTTAGTGGTGTTTTGAAGTGTTAAGAGTTGAGCAACGACTGAGTTTGAGTTAATATTTGACCCGCTGAACAATATCAGCTCAGCCCTGTTTTTTATAGCTTTTCCACAGAATGAGGGCGTGTAACAGTTTGtagttgtaattttttaaaaatcaggagGGCAAAGGAGACAGAAATGGTCTGTGGACACCAGGTGCAAAACCTTTCCTTTTGTTAGGGGGGAGGTTGTGCTGTTCTCTCTGCACTGCACCTGCTGTCACTTTCTTTTGCACCAAAACAAGTGAAATGGACTCACAGCAGTTGATGCTTCCCAGGTGGACTGGTTGATATCTCTAAAGTTTAACTGACTCTGTCTTTTTACTGCGTATTGCTCGAGTTGTGTACTAGGGCAGTCTACTAATACTTAAACAGAGCCCACAGGGGCTACGTGACTAATAATAAACTCTGAAGTATTACAGTCTTTACACATTAACAGTAGGATATTTACAGGAAATTTCCAGAAGCAATTCTACAGATTCAActagcaaaacaacaacaaccaaacaaacacaatgtCCCTGTGAGCAGATGCTTCTTTCTAAATGAAGTAAATTTGTAAGCTCAGAGACTCAGACTGTAATCTGTGAAGTGTCCTCAGTGCATTCCTTCTGACCAGCCACCAGACTGAAACCTGTAAAAGTTTAACAAGTTTGTTACCAGATTACCAGACATGGAAACAGAGCAGGAGATGTCACATCCAGCACGTAGCCAATCAGTTCAAATTTAGCTACTTTATCACTGTAGAGGCAGGGAGCTTGGGTGCAAACGTCCGGCAGTTTGACTTCCTCTTTTCGTAAGACCTTGACCTGGCTCGGTGAGCCTTTAAAACACATGAAATGCAATAATTAGCCACATATGAACCTTTACGTAGGCGTTTAAATATTTGCTGAACCCTTACAATGTTCATAGTTTGCTTGTGTTTGCGTAAGTGTCATTTTGTGGTTTATCAGTGTTGGTAATATTGAAATGAACCAATTTTCAGCATGCTGCATCAGATACTAGTCACTGGGAGTGTTATCTGGAGGTCGTCTCCCTCGTACTGCGATGACACGGGCGTCCAGTAAAGGGGCACGCCCGACAACTAAACCGCAATTTGAAAGCGAGTGTAATTGATTCAGAATCCGCGGTTAAAGGAGTCTTTAAACTGATAAGACGGGTGTAATTATACCGAGAAATCTGTCCTCATCCTACTGAAGCATTCAGCAGACTTGTGGAGGGAGAGAGCTCCCTGTGCAGGAATGTGAAGGGTAGATGGAGTGATTAGGTGGAGAACAAGCAGGGACTTTGTGTAGATGGGAGAACTGGGACAAGACCGGCCCTCGGGGCACAGAGAGGAGAACACCTGTGCTGACATCATTCATCCCtaatccacaaacacacagcaaccCTCAAAATGACTGACTCTTAATACCAGAACTACAACATTAGGGTTCTTTCCAAGGATGATACATAAAGCTTTGACTTTGAATCGAATGGGGACTTTTATTTTGGATTCATTTTGAGGCTCTCCCAACATTAAGGCTTAATCACAGCATTCTCACACATGAATCGGTTTATATTTCCAGAACAGTAAAGAAATAATCTGTCTGGCTGTTTTAGAGGGTGTTCATCAgatgttttaataaaatataaaagaaagtacaagataaaacacaaagacacaaaatgaGACAGGTAAAGGATCCAAACAAATTCTATGAGTCACTATTCAGCAGGCAGTTAGACGTGATATAAAAAAGGTGACGAAGATACGACGTATCTGTCGTAAAAGCCAAGCAAGATAAACTCAGCGTGGTGCATCTGAGCTGTGATGACAGGACGTTTTTTAAGAGGAAGTACAAACCAAAAGGAGGCTCTCTGTGTGGAGGCTCTCCAGCCTTCACCGAAGCCGCTTTATTCCCACCAGTTTTTAAACAATTATATCAAAACTGGTTAGataatgtacatttttttaatattcactGCACCTGATGAGAGATGCTGTATGATACACTGAACAGTCTTGCAgagacaccagaacaggaatGGATTCCCAAAACAATCAGGGTGACTCTCAACACGAGTCCCCACGCTTTACATTTACACACTGAAGTCACCCAGTGTGAAAATCTGATAACCCCATAGGCATCAACCAGGATGTTCAACAAACAGAGTTCGACAAATAACAAACAAGGGATCCTTGGCTTTCATTGCTTACTGAAGCCTGAGTCATTCACTCCCTCTACATTACAACACTAAACTACACAGTGCGCAGCCAGCAGCCGTTAATAAGTTCTATGATTTATAGCAGAACTAAAGGTCTTTTTTTATGGCTTGttttggcttttcttttttgaggccTGATCAAAATGTTGTCATGACTGGAGCTGTACCTGCAGCACTGCCCACACTGTGTAGGGGCTGAAGGGCTTCTTTTCATTTCTGGTCACTTAACTGACTTATATGTTTGTGCATGCTGCATTATCACACAGCACATTTGACCCATTATGCATCGCTCCCGAAATACTCCTTGACAGgataaaaactttaaactttgtaATATTATCCGTGCACCAAGCGAGGCTAAGAACAGTAAGGATTTATCCAGTATGACTGGATAAAGCCTGCCTTGGCTAAGCATGACTGTAAACTGTTGCAATTTCTACGGCATTTTTAAGGAATCTGAATACTAATCTGTGCATTTCACTCCAGCAGGGACTTCAGGACAGACCAAGGCAACAGCCTGAGAAACCAAAAGGAGAGTTGACAAAGGACGTCAAAGACCTCTAAAGATGGAAGATACCCAGCAGGTTTGGCACGTGACGATACCCTGCCAGGAAGTCGCTGGAGAGCTGCAAAAGAAGGTGTCAGTGGCAAACCAGCCCGAGTGCTCCATCTGCTACAACACCTACGACAATGTCTTCAAAACACCCAAGCAGCTGCAGTGCACCCACACCTTCTGCCTGGAGTGCCTTTCCCGCCTCAATGCGCTGTCCAACCAGAACAACAAAAACCCCACCTTAGACATCCGTTGCCCCATCTGCCGGCAGGCCACTATTTTGCCAAAGGAAGGACCCCCGGCCCTGGTCACCAGCCGCGAGGTCCTCTGCGAGCTGCCCAGCcaccagcagcaggaggagccaGTGTGGCTGGAGGGGGAGAGGCTGTGCTACAAGAGCAAGCAGAATCATAATAGCTCAGGGGACCCCGAAAGTCCTGCGgccttctgtgtctgcattgaCATTGGGTCCTCCAAGATGGACACTGCTCCCGAGCTTCCACAGCGGCATCTCACTATGATGGACAGAGTGGCTGACTGCAAGAAGATGATCCTCTTCGTtctgctgctggtgctgcttATTGTGGTTGTGTTGTGGCCCCTGCAGTGCGTATTCAGCACCGGGAATATGCGCTGCTTCAGCGACAGCGCCCACCCCACCATCAGTACCACCCCCAACCCCAACATCACCAGTGCCATGTTCAAGAAACTGGTGGGATAAACATTGAAACCTGGACTTCACTTGTAAATGCTTAGAATATTGTGTATGATACATTTGTACTGTTGTgacattttaattattattattattattgttattattattatttccaaattgtcttaaaagtgtattttgttaTCGCTACACAGAAACAGCTCCTCACATTTTCAGAGCCACAAAGCTTAAAGCGTCTATGTGTAAGCTTTTTTAGACATTTGACTTCAGTGCCTCCTAGTGGCGGTTTAAAAAACTGCAAGCAGGCAAACAGCCCGTAAAGTAACACTGACTGCAGCCATTTTCACCAGTGACATGTTATTGTGGTGTTATAGGGCACAAGAATTTTTGACatagctttgtttttttaagttataaTGAGATGAAATTTCTTGTTCACACAGACAACCATAAACTGTAGATAAAGGATGGACTAGCTTCAGTCTGTAAAGTGAAGCCAACATGGATGCGCCTTAGCCAGCAGGGAGAACTACGTACTTCTCACCTGATTTATTACCTCATTTTTCTAAAATGGGTGGGTCTTGTCATATCACAGCCACTCATTATgtatacttaaaaaaataaaaaataaaactaaaggcTTCCATGAACCAGcagctatgtccatcttttacagTCTGTGGACACGACTGATTTACAAATAACACCGCACAGTGAAGCAAGACCAGCGTCAGCTGTGTTTGTTTAGTGGCACAGAGAAGATGAAGAATCTCAGCACTTTAATCTGCACTTGTATTTTGAAATTAGACATGATTTTTGCTGTCTAGCAGGCTCAATGGACTGGAGCGCGGCTGGGTTAGTTTATTGTGTCTACTCGTACACAACCAGCAAAGCTTAGAGACGCTGGCACATGAAAGTTGAACTTTGCTTTGCAAATGTCCGTCTGGCAGCACGAAGAAGTGTTCCCAGTATGTCAATGAAAAACTGTGTAAAGTGTGTTTTCTTAAGACCTTTTCTACaaacctttaaataaaaaacaaacaaaaactcagATTATGGATTCTGGAAAATAAATCATTTGAACAAAGTTGAATGGGATTAATCACAAATTAAGTTTCTAAAGCCTCAAACAGACAAAGCTGCTCACACCCTTTTATGCTAATTAAAACAAAGCGTAATCTCAATgttaagttaaaaaacaaaccatgcCCTATGTAACCATTAAACGGTCACCATAAAAACCAGCTTCTCCTTTGTCTGGACAGGAAGCAGTCTTTATTTCTTCCTGGACTTTGTGTGACATGACGGAAAAGTTGGGCTGTGGGGGCTTTCCAAAGCTCACACGTGGCATATGGATGATAAGAGCATTACGTTGATTCGAGCTTCATTTAGAGGAAGCCATAAAAGGAGAATTTCCTCAAGTACCAGCTGAAGCTGCCGGTAAATGTGGTTAAACAATAAATCCAGGCGAAAGAGAAAGGTGCTGAATCACGGCCACGAAGCAGTTTCCCCTAAATAGAAAAAGGAAGTCAAAATAAATACTTCTTAATAAGTTCTTCTTAGTTGGCAATAAACTTTTCTCTACATTTAAATTGATCGTTTCCTATAAAGAAGGCTTTTATAAATGCCTGCCTCCAAAGAAGCAGATTTGAACGGCCAATTTTCTTGCGACAGGCAGCAAAAGAAAACTAGCTTGTTGAAATTCAGCTAGGAAAGCACTAATTTCACACTCATCGCCTGTTTTATTTGCTCTGGAGTTCTAAAGCATATTTTCTTTAAGCCACTTCAACCATGAAACACTGGTGTTTTTCTGAGTAGTCTTTCCTGCCTTGCTTTTAGTATGAGCAGGTTGGTGATCAGTGAGCGGTATCGAGCTGTAAAGCTTTTACCAAATGAAATGACAAATGGAGTGAATAAGCATAGAAAGGTATGAGCTCGTCATTAGCACagcccatgattcagtagcttgtagaaccacctttagcagcaataaaagttgaagtaatgaCTTTCTGTAAGACTTTATCAAActctcacatcactgtggaggatttttagcccactcttctttacaacattgcttcagttcattgagattTGCGGGCATTCGTTTATGCACAGCATAAATGTTCCACCCAAGGATGAGGTCTGGACTCTGACAGGTAATTGTAGCACgatgattcttttctttttcagacagTCTGTAGCAGATTTGCTACAGTGGGatcattcttcttttgcatgacccagtttgagcaaagctttagctgtcagacagatggcgtCATATTTGACttgaatactttggtatacagaggaatTCATGGTTGACTCGAAGACTGCAAGGAGCCCAAGTCCTGTGGTTGCAAAACGAGCCCAGATTATCACCTCTCCACCACCATGGTTGACAGCTggtgtgaggtgtttgtgctcatGGGCTGTTCTTGTTAAACATAGCACTGTGCATTAAACATCTTCACTTTGGTCTCATATGTCCTGCTCCTGAAGTCTTGTGATTTGCCAAGATCCAGCTTTGCAAACCCAAACTGCTGTACTGTGCACAGGAGACGGGAGGCTTTCTCCCAGCAACCTTTTCATAGTTCCAAAGTTTTGCGCTAACTTTAACATGTAACACATCAATTCAGGCCTGAAATGTAGCTCTCATGTCTTTGGTCGTGGTTTCTCTTATAACTGCATGGTTTGACCTCGGGCTGAATTTGCTCAAAACGTCCACTTCAAGACAGACTGGCACCTGTCCcgaatgttttttcacttgtaaaTAATTTCACTGTGGAATGTTGGAAGTTGGAGTTTTGGGAAGTAGCTATAAATTCCTTCCTAAAAGCAGTTGCTTCTTTCCTCCTTTGAATTTTGTCAACACACACGTGAAATCCCCAGACCTGCAAGCTTACGCAGAGGTGCTCACACTATCAGATAATCAgtaaatcaaatgcatttgattagcagcacctagCTGCTACATTACCCTCTTCACTTCTTTGAAAGCGGTAAGTCCTTAGTTTTTCCACACAGTGCTGCTGCACTTTGGCTTAATTtttgtaaataattaaatgactGTAATgcatcccacacacacacacacacacacacacgactgtATTTAAATGATATGAAGACCCGATTATTTTTATAAAAAGTACTGATATGTAAAATATGACGTGACTGTAGAATGAAAGATTCTCTCCTttgaagtaaaacaaaacaaaactatgagaacataaaatcaaatgaaaacatttgccTTTATATAGTGCCATCATAGATTTTTATTAAACTATGATAAATCATTTTGTTGCTCTGACAGATCATTGTGTCGGCCGTTGTGGTCTATACAGCAAAAAACAAGGCGTCTGGGTGGAGCCAGTGCAAGAAAAAGAGCAAAGGGAAGAGCTTCCACTGAACGACAACTCATTTCGGGTTAACTGCAATCGACAGAGGAACAGGggtatgaaaaaacaaaataaaccctccaaaatgcacacacacacacatcgaaCTCATGTTCAAGTAAGTGTAAGATGACGAGCAGAGTGAAAATACCACGTTACTTTTGCAAATCTGTGTGCGCTGGTACAACTCAGAGCCTGAATTTTATCATTGGTAAAATTACAGATTTACAAAAAAGTCAAGGTAAAAAACGCAAGAACGAATAAAAATCAAACACTATACAATCTGAAACAAAACAAGATAAACACTGATGGCAAAAATTTAGTGCACTACAAAAAAGCTAACGAACATCCACACAGCCTGAGGTTCAGCAGTTTCACACTTTCAAGTACTGATGTTTCACCAAATCATAAACACAATCTGACCAAtagaggcaaaagaaaaatacaagaaagaACGAACAAACAAAATTATCCCAGCGCAGGACGAAGAAAACAACCCAACAAGTCGTTTCTCATTCATTGGACATAAAATCACAGTTCatgaagagaaaaacaaaaacacagaaaaacaggagGATTCACACGCCATCAGTGCTCAAATTCAAGGGACGAACAAGTGGTGCAGCATTTTCTTCACCCACAGACGTCCTGTGGGCCTTCACTGACATTCATGTAAAACAGAGCTTTTATTCACATAAGAGTCAaccatttaaagaaagaaagaaagaaagaaagaatttgATTGTGCTTGGCTGTATCATAAATTGTGTTCATttcaaaaacaacattaaatcacAAGCTGCACCTGTGGGAGTCCAGCTGTAAAGACGAAcggtgtgaacactcctgacgAGTGCCACTCATTCACGCTTTTATTTTGATGCTTGAATAGGAAAAAAAGTGGACTGAACATATTACCACCGGTCAGACATTCagtagtttgtttttctttaaaaatgggTTTTCAGGACATTGAGTGACTACGGTTTAAACCATCTAGGACAGACTTCCAACATTTCTACGCTTCTATTTGCGCAGGATATTTTGGTGCTGCTTCTTGAGGCTAAAAATAGCCAACAAGCTGCTGCACAGCACTTTGCGCAGCGGCACCGCCGTCTTCCTTATCACATCAGTGACGTCAGCTTACTCGCTCTGCTATCATCAAGCCTGGATTACGGCCATCTTCTAAATTACTTTTTGGAGACAAATCTATTCTTCAATCTCGGCGTGATTACAGTGGGCCAGATGGCCATCTGCCTCACTGTAATCGCCCCCCTTTCCCTTGTCTCCTTGTGACAATCTACCCCCTGACAGATGTTGAACAGCATCAGACCCGCTGATTAACAAGGACGACCAGTCAAACTAAGCTGCGAGACGGCGGTCGGCTGAGCACGACTCCGACCGTCCATTCAGGAATCCTTTCCACCCAGTTTTCTGTCAAATATGGACTTCAGATATCTAAGAATGATTTCTTACACCACAGCGCatctttataaatatatatttaaataaacatcAAAACATAACCATTATACCAAcatcagtaaaagaaaaaaaaatgacttgatGGACAGAACAGCCCTAGTTTTCATGAATGACTGTTCTTTAACTGGAGGTCATGTTCACGTTCATAGACAGTCGGGGCAGACTGGTTTTGTCCCGACGGCGAAAACAAATCACCTCCAATATTGTTAAAGAACAGTGGATTGCATTTGCAGCTAGTAAGATTATATATAACTCTTTCACAATACAAAACTTTGATAATCAGTCATATCTAAATAAAATTTATTCACTTTCACAACTTAAAAAGACAACTTCATTAAAGATTCAAAGGAGGAGGGGACTTGCTTGCCCTTCTTGTGACTGGGGTCATGAAGCAGGTTATGCAACTGCCCTTGCCATCATTCAGCGGCCACATTAATAACCACCACAGCTGGACAGACAGAACACAGCAAAAACAGTCTTAGAATCCAATTTAGACGACAGGCAGCCAAGACTGAGAAAGAGATAACCGAGTGAGTCGGGGCAGCGTGCGGACAAACGGCTTAGTTTTGACCTCTTCCCTTAGTCCCACACAGCTCCGTTCACTTCAGGCCAGGCCGGGCTCCACATTTAATATCTGTCACCCTAAGAGAAAACTGTTTTTGCCTTCATGTAGACTTGCAGAGTAACAGTGGGTTTGGGTTGGCTAGATTACAGACACATCCTGTGACAAGGCACTTGTGCTGGTTAAGAAAGGGAGAAGCATTAGCACAGGAGGGAAGAAAAAGGGCAAGTGGAAGTGGGGGGCCTGAGTAAGGGCACTATGCTGTGGACTCCACAGAAGTCCAGACAGAAGTCCAGCAGGACGGTGGCAGCAGACACATCAGCTAGCCACCTTCGGTCCGCGCCAAGATCCAGCGATGTGGAGTGTACCGAGTGTGGAGCCCCCCCCACCCTCCCAAGGGATTTTCAGGAGCTGAGAAAGTGaaagaaacacagacatgtAGACCAAGCACGGTTTGGATTTTACATTTCATGACTTGATGCTCGAATCAGATCgaaattataaaataaatataatgacACTGTTCTCAAGCATCATTgaagttacatacaaacatgtCCTCTTGATTTCTGGCAGCGATCTTATTTCCTCATTTATTATTAATTCGATTTTTATGACTTCACTCAGGACATTTTGATATTTAGCAATATATTGGTCCATCATGCTGCTCTTCAACATTCCCTGTTGAGTGCTGCACATCAAGCAGCAATAGGTGCAGGTTTAAGTGCACCCATTACTTACTTAATACTTTCTACATACAATCATATACGTCTCCAACCAGATGCTCATAAACACTGATGCATAGCTAAAAATTTGAAACTACCCATGAAAATTAAATCTTTTCCATATTTGTATCAAAGTTTGAGCCAAGAAAGACGGAGAGAGGCTGAGCGGACTGGCAGTTAGTCTTTTAtgttatgcatttaaaaaaaaataaaaaaaatctgacagaAACCCTCCAGAAACAACACGGCacattaaattaatgcattttaaatacattcaaCTGTAATCAATGctgtattcagaatacgttttGTGCCAGTGTCCCCAGAATCAAAGCCATGATTCATTCCCTGTAACACTGCTGGGTTCCTTGTCGATGGCACTATATTAGTCACCAAGACAGAAAAGAATGACAGTGTGAGAACTGAGGTTGATTATAATTTGAAATTAAATTCAGTCTTTTGTTGCTCTAAAAAAAGGGAGCGCTGGTATTCTTTAAAGCCAACTCAGCTGCTTCTGGCTAACCTataatttaaaactgaaaaatatagGAAAAGTACCTTTCTGCTTACACACGGAAAATTAATTCAACACTGGAAGAAACAGAACTTTCCGCCATCAGCAGAAGAACACCTTGAGTTTTGATTTTAGGGGAAACATTTTCTGACACGTCAGGCTTAagttacagttttgttttgttctacCCAAAGCTACATT is from Oreochromis niloticus isolate F11D_XX linkage group LG20, O_niloticus_UMD_NMBU, whole genome shotgun sequence and encodes:
- the rnf223 gene encoding RING finger protein 223; amino-acid sequence: MEDTQQVWHVTIPCQEVAGELQKKVSVANQPECSICYNTYDNVFKTPKQLQCTHTFCLECLSRLNALSNQNNKNPTLDIRCPICRQATILPKEGPPALVTSREVLCELPSHQQQEEPVWLEGERLCYKSKQNHNSSGDPESPAAFCVCIDIGSSKMDTAPELPQRHLTMMDRVADCKKMILFVLLLVLLIVVVLWPLQCVFSTGNMRCFSDSAHPTISTTPNPNITSAMFKKLVG